One stretch of Nicotiana tabacum cultivar K326 chromosome 18, ASM71507v2, whole genome shotgun sequence DNA includes these proteins:
- the LOC107816401 gene encoding UDP-glucuronate 4-epimerase 1, with amino-acid sequence MPSLEEELFPSTPGKFKDRNRHFHRCFASTSTMFLWALFLIAITASYLCFQSFMDTGNRYFSATWGGHHWEKQVRTSAQIHRSNGMSVLVTGAAGFVGSHVSLALKKRGDGVVGLDNFNNYYDPSLKKARKNLLNNHNIFIIEGDINDMRMLTKLFEIVRFTHVMHLAAQAGVRYALENPGSYVHSNIAGLVTLLEACKNANPQPAVVWASSSSVYGLNEKVPFSESDRTDQPASLYAATKKAGEEITHTYNHIYGLSITGLRFFTVYGPWGRPDMAYFSFTRNILQGKPITVYRGKNRVDLARDFTYIDDVVKGCIGSLDTSGKSTGSGGKKRGPAPYRIFNLGNTSPVTVPMMVGILEKHLKVKAKKNFVEMPGNGDVPFTHANISSARKEFGYKPTTDLQTGLKKFVKWYLSYYGYNQGKSVK; translated from the coding sequence ATGCCGTCGTTAGAGGAAGAATTGTTTCCGTCAACGCCGGGAAAGTTCAAGGACAGGAACCGGCATTTCCACAGATGTTTTGCTTCAACAAGTACAATGTTCCTTTGGGCATTATTCTTAATAGCTATAACGGCGTCGTATTTGTGTTTCCAATCATTTATGGATACCGGTAACCGGTATTTCTCCGCCACGTGGGGCGGTCATCATTGGGAGAAACAAGTCCGTACTTCTGCTCAGATCCACCGTTCTAACGGCATGTCCGTACTTGTTACCGGCGCAGCCGGTTTTGTCGGGAGCCACGTCTCCCTCGCCTTGAAAAAACGAGGCGACGGAGTCGTGGGACTCGACAACTTCAATAATTACTATGATCCCTCGCTTAAAAAAGCGAGGAAAAATCTTCTCAATAATCACAACATTTTCATAATCGAAGGTGACATTAACGATATGCGGATGCTAACAAAGCTATTTGAAATTGTTCGTTTTACGCACGTGATGCATTTAGCAGCTCAAGCGGGTGTGCGATACGCGCTGGAAAATCCAGGTTCTTACGTTCATAGTAACATTGCCGGTCTTGTAACTCTTCTAGAAGCTTGCAAGAATGCTAACCCGCAACCCGCTGTTGTATGGGCCAGCTCCAGTTCCGTATACGGGTTGAACGAAAAGGTTCCATTTTCTGAATCGGATCGGACTGATCAACCCGCTTCGTTATATGCTGCAACGAAGAAAGCGGGTGAGGAAATTACACACACGTATAATCATATTTACGGGTTGTCAATTACCGGGTTGAGGTTCTTTACGGTTTATGGCCCGTGGGGCAGACCCGATATGGCTTATTTCAGTTTTACAAGGAACATTTTACAAGGGAAACCGATCACGGTTTATCGGGGCAAGAATCGGGTTGATTTGGCTCGGGATTTTACTTACATTGATGATGTTGTGAAAGGGTGTATTGGGTCGCTTGATACGTCGGGTAAGAGTACCGGGTCGGGTGGGAAGAAACGGGGACCCGCTCCATACCGGATTTTTAATCTGGGTAATACGTCGCCGGTGACTGTTCCGATGATGGTTGGGATTTTGGAGAAGCATTTGAAGGTTAAAGCTAAGAAGAATTTCGTCGAAATGCCCGGAAACGGCGACGTTCCGTTCACACATGCGAATATTAGTTCGGCCCGAAAAGAATTCGGGTATAAACCGACAACCGATTTGCAAACCGGGTTGAAGAAGTTTGTTAAGTGGTATCTCTCTTATTACGGCTACAATCAAGGAAAGTCTGTAAAGTGA